The following coding sequences lie in one Fimbriimonadaceae bacterium genomic window:
- a CDS encoding LCP family protein, with the protein MAKKVLRLVLILVPLMVLGIAGNWVYRVSKSFAGENAGIVDVWNGLANPRGQFPDVDKMTLLLIGQDYNHDNKGNQYSKNTRADTIMLMSVDLKSKKISAVSIPRDSKVTAEDGKSGKINGVYARGGVDLLERTLEAMFDITIDHHVIIKPDAVPKIVDSLGGIEVETIDEMNYDDNWADLHIHLPEGKQRINGKEAVGFVRFREVNRYRLDERGRMIPLRGVKGSKEEGDLRRVARQQQFIRALMNEANKASNLWQADRIINTGFEQIETSLTKMQVLALATIFKGTSGETMGGATLPGTDDMSGDAYYYVLDEERSKATVDWLIKGDEFAAKSLVRIAIKNSTDVKGAAKTAADILTQDGYRAWSDGNDPISQPLTEVIYYRAANEAQAKAIQALLGIAVVRKGTVTPDYTGPEITITLGTDVAQSIADRKESLSIRTP; encoded by the coding sequence ATGGCGAAGAAGGTCTTGCGCCTTGTTTTGATACTTGTTCCGCTCATGGTTCTCGGCATTGCTGGGAACTGGGTTTACCGGGTGTCCAAGTCGTTCGCGGGAGAGAATGCCGGAATCGTGGACGTTTGGAATGGGTTGGCGAATCCTCGTGGTCAGTTCCCTGACGTCGATAAAATGACCCTGCTCCTGATTGGGCAAGACTACAATCACGACAACAAGGGCAATCAGTATTCCAAGAACACCCGGGCCGACACGATCATGCTGATGTCGGTTGACTTGAAGAGCAAAAAGATTTCTGCGGTATCTATCCCACGCGACTCCAAAGTGACAGCCGAAGACGGCAAGAGTGGAAAGATCAACGGCGTTTATGCTCGTGGTGGCGTCGATTTGCTTGAGCGAACCTTAGAGGCGATGTTTGACATCACCATCGACCACCACGTCATCATCAAGCCCGATGCCGTTCCTAAGATCGTCGATTCTCTGGGAGGCATCGAAGTCGAAACTATCGACGAGATGAACTACGACGACAATTGGGCTGACCTCCATATCCATCTGCCCGAAGGAAAGCAGCGGATCAATGGCAAAGAGGCTGTCGGCTTTGTGCGCTTTAGAGAAGTCAATCGCTACCGGTTGGATGAGCGAGGGAGAATGATTCCGTTACGCGGTGTCAAAGGCTCAAAGGAAGAGGGCGACCTGCGGCGCGTAGCACGACAGCAGCAGTTCATTCGAGCGTTGATGAATGAGGCGAACAAAGCCAGCAATCTTTGGCAGGCTGACAGAATCATCAATACGGGCTTTGAGCAGATTGAGACAAGCCTAACCAAGATGCAGGTGCTTGCCCTCGCCACGATCTTTAAGGGCACAAGCGGCGAGACGATGGGAGGAGCGACCTTGCCGGGAACCGACGATATGTCGGGCGACGCCTACTATTACGTCCTCGACGAAGAGCGATCCAAGGCAACCGTCGATTGGCTCATCAAGGGTGACGAGTTTGCAGCCAAGAGTCTCGTGCGTATCGCGATCAAGAACAGCACGGACGTGAAAGGTGCCGCAAAAACGGCAGCCGACATCCTTACTCAGGACGGCTATCGAGCGTGGAGCGACGGGAACGATCCCATTTCTCAACCACTGACTGAAGTGATCTATTATCGGGCTGCCAACGAGGCCCAGGCTAAGGCAATACAAGCCTTGCTTGGCATCGCTGTGGTTCGAAAAGGCACGGTCACGCCGGACTACACCGGTCCTGAGATCACCATCACGCTAGGCACGGATGTGGCTCAATCGATAGCCGATCGGAAAGAAAGCCTTAGCATAAGGACCCCGTAG
- a CDS encoding S8 family serine peptidase: protein MRIAMLAALLSTFVIPIVTLEPILVEGQLCHPRHIVIETTEEKRALRIAGKNAKVVKRYPQVGFIVLDVPTKQLASTRRKLADSFGEKYVEYDGAGRPAYEPNDTLWPDMWHAKAIKADLAWDTSFGSDNTIVAIIDTGVNVNHPDLAGNIWKNPGEIPGNGIDDDGNGYIDDIVGWDFNYNDNDPNDVNGHGTACAGLAAAVMDNNAGVCGIAPRAKIMCLKSSTDSGYFYDTNDADAYIYALTMGAKVISCSFFSDRVSGLEKKVIYHIADMGVLPVVAAGNASNVYSYYPAAYEASLAIAAIDTNLNKAGFSNFGSWVDVAAPGVSLRTTTASGGYTSGFGGTSGSTPQVAGIAALLFGAVPGATNVSVRHAIEDSATQVSQAPFGEYCNYGIVNAQLALQLLMSGTEPARDGVVRWISPFGKRSVPNKAYMRVYGRRIGRGYGTFSMNGGGFEFDPTGPSRDYTDIAGPVSLMNSFHASYPGGTLDVDTTNVPFCFPMIEGASPGASVFGGFWDALMDDGVYVRCTRRSDGVIRYYSTFRMIDRTNLTLTFKRRITGAATGNERIKIYDWSTGSYPYGSYVTLRDAPIVSGWQTFTVPLSNVQNYMDEEGTIYFQVESDNGQPSGSELQIDVLRLLIVE from the coding sequence TTGAGGATTGCTATGCTTGCCGCCCTGCTTTCAACGTTCGTTATCCCGATTGTCACCCTTGAACCGATTCTGGTTGAGGGGCAACTGTGCCATCCCAGGCATATCGTCATTGAGACAACCGAAGAGAAGCGGGCGCTGAGAATTGCGGGAAAGAATGCCAAGGTCGTCAAGCGATACCCGCAGGTTGGGTTTATCGTTCTTGACGTGCCGACAAAGCAGTTGGCGAGCACCCGACGGAAGCTAGCCGATTCGTTCGGCGAGAAGTACGTCGAATACGATGGCGCAGGCCGCCCGGCCTACGAACCCAACGACACGCTATGGCCCGATATGTGGCACGCCAAGGCGATCAAGGCCGATCTCGCCTGGGACACAAGCTTTGGGAGCGATAACACGATTGTCGCGATTATTGACACGGGCGTGAACGTGAATCACCCGGACCTTGCCGGCAATATCTGGAAGAACCCCGGTGAGATTCCGGGCAATGGGATCGACGACGACGGCAACGGCTACATCGACGATATCGTGGGCTGGGATTTCAACTATAACGACAACGATCCAAACGACGTCAATGGTCACGGGACCGCCTGCGCGGGGCTGGCAGCGGCTGTGATGGATAACAATGCTGGGGTTTGTGGCATTGCGCCACGGGCAAAGATCATGTGCCTGAAGTCCTCGACCGATTCGGGATACTTTTACGACACCAACGACGCTGATGCCTATATCTATGCTCTGACGATGGGCGCGAAGGTGATCTCTTGCAGCTTCTTCTCCGACCGGGTGTCCGGACTCGAAAAGAAGGTGATTTATCACATCGCCGATATGGGAGTTCTTCCTGTCGTTGCGGCGGGCAACGCGTCGAACGTTTACAGCTACTATCCAGCGGCTTACGAGGCCTCGCTGGCCATTGCTGCCATCGACACGAACCTCAACAAAGCCGGATTCTCGAACTTCGGTTCGTGGGTCGATGTGGCTGCTCCCGGGGTTTCGTTGAGGACGACGACCGCGAGTGGTGGATACACGAGTGGATTTGGTGGGACGAGCGGGTCCACGCCCCAGGTCGCGGGCATCGCGGCTTTGCTTTTTGGTGCGGTGCCGGGAGCAACGAATGTGAGCGTTCGACACGCGATTGAGGACTCCGCAACCCAGGTCAGCCAGGCACCTTTCGGTGAGTACTGCAATTACGGGATCGTGAATGCCCAGCTAGCTTTGCAACTGTTGATGTCCGGCACGGAGCCAGCTCGGGACGGCGTTGTGCGCTGGATATCGCCGTTTGGCAAGAGATCGGTGCCCAACAAGGCTTACATGCGAGTCTATGGGAGGAGGATCGGGCGAGGTTATGGCACGTTCAGCATGAATGGTGGTGGTTTTGAGTTTGATCCTACCGGCCCCAGCCGAGACTATACAGACATTGCTGGACCGGTGTCACTCATGAACTCGTTCCACGCAAGCTATCCGGGGGGAACGCTTGATGTGGATACAACCAATGTCCCGTTCTGTTTCCCGATGATTGAGGGGGCCAGCCCAGGCGCGAGCGTTTTTGGCGGTTTTTGGGACGCGCTCATGGACGATGGCGTTTATGTGCGATGCACACGTCGGTCGGACGGGGTGATCCGCTATTACAGCACGTTTCGGATGATCGACCGCACCAACCTCACGCTCACTTTCAAGCGTCGAATCACAGGCGCAGCCACCGGCAACGAGCGGATCAAGATTTATGATTGGTCGACGGGGTCCTACCCTTATGGCAGCTACGTTACACTCCGCGATGCGCCCATCGTGAGCGGTTGGCAAACCTTTACAGTCCCGTTGAGCAACGTTCAAAACTACATGGACGAGGAAGGGACGATCTACTTCCAGGTGGAGTCGGATAACGGGCAACCTTCGGGAAGCGAGCTGCAGATTGATGTATTGCGGCTGTTGATTGTGGAGTGA
- a CDS encoding zinc-dependent metalloprotease, whose translation MHLRIPFLAMALAASFCVSGFVLAQEPPPAEKTKQETPKKDTKVEEFEKAIKDLPRFEGAITLYKRKNEILAELPESRIGELMFVQGQFNTGFLPDTIAPGFPIGDLALDVFRLQRNENNLWLVRPPINHRWSQDNPLKTAAERNFPEAILASYRIEATHPEKKLLLVNVTPIFMGELLRLNEAVPAILGGPYMLDREKSSTDEIRAFPDNTLVRMKLHYFSQRGGQAGGNPLAALLGLAQNHLEDDRSAPLTVTYNVWFRRESDYSPRLYDPRVGFFHQEFFSIDRFFENDRKQRFIFRYNLKKKDPTAKLSEPVKPIVWHIDPSVPHEYREACRDAVLMWNKAFEEIGYKNALVVKIVDESDKEYSLGDARYNTISWSISENQSYAIAQPRIDPFTGEVLNASVICDANMLSFTLQEHARSIAPSLARLKRATDVFTHDEHRDKYGPADRYIEHGDLPQHVQDTSRKLAALGWRSFDCSYAREASGYAAEALKGLEAVGSKVSPKDFALQFFKEIVGHEVGHALGLRHSFASSTFLTTSQLDDDDLTSRVGTTASIMDYTPTNTLAVLKGRGNFFSPTIGVYDKWAIKYGYVDGPNVTMPEGERYFLSRIASQSGMPGLKFMTDEDADTFDPYAVRFDDAKDPLNFSTKNLQLADKVRKWAITQLPRPGESYGERTEIILGTIARTFREGRYAARFVGGIAGNRNFAGDRGQTATLPPVPSADQRQAVQMIARYCFSSTALDLPESVLLNLRQEDKPYEDNTWTAPVRQIIGQQQSLLYASLMSAQKLNMIAENAYKTKGQKGAYTLEEHFATLLGAVFSEVGQNKSIAPVRRDLQRFAINGLIIQASAGQGAVNEDVRILASDSLRRLSIRYGTQMKSPKGLDSMTVIYLRDTKETIDRFLNRTQVIGR comes from the coding sequence ATGCATTTGCGCATCCCTTTTCTCGCTATGGCCCTTGCGGCCTCTTTTTGTGTTAGCGGCTTTGTCCTCGCCCAAGAACCACCACCCGCCGAAAAAACAAAGCAGGAGACGCCAAAGAAAGACACCAAGGTTGAAGAGTTCGAGAAGGCGATCAAGGACCTTCCCCGCTTTGAAGGGGCGATCACGCTTTACAAGAGAAAGAATGAGATTCTTGCCGAGCTTCCGGAATCTCGAATCGGCGAATTGATGTTTGTGCAAGGACAGTTCAACACTGGATTCTTGCCCGACACGATCGCACCCGGCTTTCCTATCGGTGATTTGGCTCTTGACGTGTTCCGCCTTCAGCGCAATGAGAACAACCTTTGGCTCGTGCGCCCTCCGATAAACCACCGCTGGAGCCAAGACAACCCACTTAAGACGGCTGCGGAGAGGAACTTCCCAGAGGCGATTCTCGCATCCTATCGGATCGAGGCCACCCACCCCGAGAAGAAGCTCCTTCTTGTGAACGTAACCCCGATCTTCATGGGCGAACTTTTGAGACTCAATGAAGCTGTACCCGCGATTTTGGGCGGACCGTACATGCTCGACCGCGAGAAATCGTCAACTGACGAGATCAGGGCATTTCCTGACAACACGCTCGTCAGGATGAAACTGCATTACTTTTCACAACGTGGAGGACAGGCTGGCGGCAATCCACTCGCCGCACTGCTCGGGCTTGCCCAAAACCATCTTGAGGATGATCGCAGCGCCCCTCTGACCGTCACCTATAACGTTTGGTTTCGGCGAGAGAGCGACTACAGCCCGCGGCTATATGATCCGAGAGTTGGGTTCTTCCACCAAGAGTTTTTCAGTATCGACCGGTTCTTTGAGAACGACCGCAAGCAGCGCTTCATCTTCCGATACAACCTGAAGAAGAAGGATCCCACAGCAAAGCTCTCTGAGCCCGTCAAGCCGATCGTTTGGCATATCGACCCGAGCGTGCCGCACGAATACAGAGAGGCTTGTCGAGACGCCGTTTTGATGTGGAACAAGGCGTTTGAAGAGATTGGATACAAGAATGCCTTGGTCGTGAAGATCGTTGACGAGAGCGACAAGGAATATTCTTTGGGCGATGCGCGCTACAACACGATCAGTTGGAGCATCAGCGAGAATCAGTCGTACGCCATCGCCCAGCCGAGGATTGATCCGTTCACCGGCGAAGTTCTGAACGCGTCGGTGATCTGCGACGCGAACATGCTGTCGTTTACGCTGCAAGAGCACGCTCGCTCTATCGCCCCGTCTTTGGCGCGGCTCAAGCGGGCTACCGACGTTTTTACGCACGACGAGCATCGGGACAAATACGGTCCGGCGGATCGATACATCGAACATGGCGACCTTCCCCAGCACGTTCAAGACACAAGCCGCAAGCTTGCGGCTCTGGGCTGGCGCTCGTTCGATTGCAGCTACGCCCGAGAGGCTTCTGGCTATGCAGCGGAGGCTTTGAAGGGGTTGGAGGCTGTCGGTTCGAAGGTGAGCCCCAAGGACTTTGCCCTGCAATTCTTCAAAGAGATTGTGGGCCACGAGGTTGGGCATGCGCTCGGGCTACGGCACAGCTTCGCGTCCTCGACCTTTTTGACGACGAGCCAGCTTGACGACGACGACCTGACGTCAAGAGTTGGGACAACCGCCTCGATCATGGACTACACGCCGACGAATACTTTGGCGGTTCTGAAGGGTCGTGGCAACTTCTTCTCTCCGACCATCGGTGTTTACGATAAGTGGGCGATCAAGTACGGCTATGTCGATGGCCCGAACGTGACAATGCCCGAAGGTGAGCGATACTTCCTTTCGCGTATCGCGTCGCAATCGGGGATGCCGGGCCTGAAGTTTATGACCGATGAGGACGCGGATACTTTCGATCCTTACGCCGTCCGGTTTGACGACGCCAAGGACCCGCTGAACTTCAGCACGAAGAACCTACAACTTGCCGACAAGGTTCGCAAGTGGGCGATCACCCAGCTCCCGAGACCGGGTGAAAGCTACGGCGAACGCACAGAGATCATTCTTGGCACTATCGCTCGGACATTCCGAGAGGGGCGATATGCCGCTCGATTCGTCGGCGGCATTGCGGGCAATCGAAACTTCGCGGGAGATCGAGGCCAGACGGCGACCCTGCCTCCCGTACCTAGCGCTGACCAACGGCAAGCAGTTCAGATGATTGCTCGATACTGTTTCTCGTCGACTGCGCTTGACCTTCCAGAAAGCGTTCTTTTGAACTTGCGACAAGAGGACAAACCTTATGAGGACAACACTTGGACAGCGCCGGTTCGGCAGATTATTGGGCAGCAGCAGAGCCTGCTTTACGCTTCGCTGATGAGCGCTCAGAAGTTGAATATGATCGCGGAGAACGCTTACAAGACGAAGGGCCAAAAGGGTGCCTACACTCTGGAGGAGCACTTCGCGACTCTGCTGGGGGCGGTGTTCTCGGAAGTTGGGCAAAACAAGAGTATCGCTCCGGTACGCCGTGATCTTCAGAGGTTTGCCATCAATGGGCTTATCATTCAAGCATCGGCTGGGCAGGGAGCTGTGAACGAGGACGTTCGGATATTGGCTTCGGACAGCCTTCGGCGGCTCTCGATTCGATACGGAACGCAGATGAAATCTCCCAAAGGGCTTGACTCGATGACCGTCATCTACCTACGCGATACGAAGGAGACCATCGACCGTTTCTTGAACCGGACGCAGGTGATCGGTCGGTAG
- a CDS encoding cysteine desulfurase-like protein: MSALAPIPSPQAVRSQFPALESGFGFFENAGGSQVPKCVIDAMSGFMKDSYVQVGAGYPAADRATEVESQAHEFLLRMYGGERSGYMAIGPSSSALLYMLANCFGEKLQPGDEIVLHESAHEANANPWKRLERSGVKLKWWTVDPETGMSDLESLRSVITDRTKVVCVTHTSNLLGDVVDVAAVAKIAHEAGARVVVDSVAFASHRWLDADAWDVDFMVASHYKIYGPHMAGLYGKKEAWAELDGPNHFFLPNVKAKKFELGCLSYEGLAGILALQDYLCFLTGDSSCTRETIIKGFDVMHALELPVQNRFLDYLNSRSDIRLFGPSHRDEPRHPTFGFVHKTKKSSEIAAYVNRRNFGIRYGHMYAYHLCEKLGLNVDEGVVRVSMVHYNTVEELDQLIEILDEAMSR, from the coding sequence ATGTCCGCACTTGCTCCGATCCCCTCTCCTCAGGCCGTACGATCCCAATTCCCTGCCCTCGAATCCGGCTTCGGGTTCTTTGAGAATGCGGGGGGCTCCCAGGTCCCAAAATGTGTGATCGATGCGATGTCGGGGTTCATGAAGGACTCCTACGTGCAGGTTGGCGCGGGCTATCCCGCAGCTGATCGTGCCACCGAAGTCGAAAGCCAAGCCCATGAATTCCTGCTGAGGATGTATGGCGGCGAGAGAAGCGGCTATATGGCGATTGGGCCGAGCTCCAGCGCACTGCTTTATATGCTTGCAAACTGCTTCGGCGAGAAGCTGCAGCCCGGTGATGAGATCGTCCTCCACGAGAGCGCTCACGAGGCTAACGCCAACCCTTGGAAGCGGCTCGAACGGTCTGGGGTGAAACTGAAATGGTGGACCGTCGATCCTGAGACGGGCATGAGCGATCTGGAGTCGTTGCGAAGCGTGATCACCGACCGCACCAAAGTCGTTTGCGTCACCCACACGAGCAACCTACTCGGCGATGTCGTGGATGTTGCGGCGGTGGCGAAAATCGCTCATGAAGCGGGTGCGCGTGTTGTGGTCGATTCGGTGGCTTTTGCCAGCCACCGCTGGCTCGATGCCGACGCGTGGGATGTCGATTTTATGGTGGCGAGCCATTACAAAATCTATGGGCCTCACATGGCTGGACTTTACGGCAAGAAAGAGGCATGGGCGGAGCTTGATGGCCCGAATCACTTCTTCTTGCCCAACGTCAAAGCCAAGAAATTTGAGCTAGGATGCTTGTCCTATGAAGGGCTGGCTGGAATCTTAGCCCTGCAAGATTATCTGTGCTTTCTCACGGGTGACTCCTCCTGCACACGCGAGACAATCATCAAAGGCTTCGACGTCATGCATGCTTTGGAGCTGCCCGTACAGAACCGATTTTTGGATTATCTGAACAGTCGATCCGACATCCGTCTTTTCGGCCCGTCTCATCGCGACGAACCGCGCCATCCCACATTTGGCTTCGTCCACAAGACCAAAAAATCTTCGGAGATTGCGGCTTACGTAAATCGTCGCAACTTCGGCATTCGATACGGGCACATGTACGCCTATCATCTTTGCGAAAAGCTCGGTCTGAACGTGGATGAGGGGGTTGTGCGAGTGAGCATGGTCCACTACAACACGGTCGAGGAGCTTGACCAGTTGATCGAGATCTTGGATGAGGCGATGTCGCGGTAG
- a CDS encoding type II/IV secretion system protein: MQDMSQGNFGAAKRFRLILREAGVQREMGGEEQSLAVGIVDNIFMNALETGTSDIHLQPERDQLRIRYRQDGILHSTGFLPPEQAQNVLARLKLAAGMRIDETREPQDGRIDMEYMGRRLSARASCVPCLNGEKYVMRILDPQAMKVDLTKLGMPEEMLKDWQRAVQVPYGMIIVTGPTGSGKTSTLYASINQLDHKTKNIVTVEDPIEYEFETNIAQVQVTEKMTFPRVMRSFLRQDPDIMLVGEMRDPESLGIGIQAGLTGHLVLTTLHTNNAVETIGRMVDMHAEPYLIAGTVVGILAQRLVRLNCSKCREPYKLDQDEVKMLAYTPEEMERATFVKGKGCSECRGTGYKGRIGLFELILGTAEFRHAVSQGADFRRIQEAARAQGYRTMLEDGKHKVMMGWTTPDEVLRAVYTQALD; the protein is encoded by the coding sequence ATGCAGGACATGTCTCAGGGCAACTTCGGCGCGGCAAAGCGCTTTCGATTGATTCTTCGTGAAGCGGGCGTTCAGCGCGAAATGGGCGGCGAAGAGCAATCTCTGGCCGTCGGTATCGTCGACAACATCTTTATGAACGCGCTCGAAACGGGAACGAGCGACATCCACCTTCAGCCGGAGCGCGATCAGCTTCGTATCCGCTACCGACAGGATGGAATTCTCCACTCCACAGGATTCTTGCCGCCCGAACAGGCACAGAACGTTTTGGCGCGCTTGAAGCTCGCCGCGGGCATGCGCATCGACGAAACGCGCGAACCCCAAGACGGGCGTATCGACATGGAGTACATGGGGCGGCGGCTCTCCGCTCGTGCCTCGTGTGTGCCGTGCTTGAACGGTGAGAAGTACGTTATGCGTATTCTCGACCCTCAGGCGATGAAGGTCGATCTGACCAAGCTCGGGATGCCGGAGGAGATGCTCAAGGACTGGCAGCGCGCTGTTCAGGTCCCATACGGCATGATCATCGTGACCGGGCCGACGGGTTCGGGAAAGACCTCCACGCTTTATGCTTCGATCAACCAGCTTGACCACAAGACGAAGAACATCGTGACAGTCGAGGACCCGATTGAGTACGAATTCGAGACGAATATCGCTCAGGTTCAGGTCACGGAAAAGATGACCTTCCCACGCGTCATGCGCTCGTTCCTGCGCCAAGACCCCGACATCATGCTCGTCGGAGAGATGCGCGACCCCGAATCGCTTGGGATTGGCATTCAGGCGGGTCTTACAGGCCACCTTGTTTTGACAACGCTTCACACGAACAATGCCGTCGAAACTATCGGTCGTATGGTGGATATGCACGCGGAGCCTTACTTGATCGCCGGTACGGTTGTTGGAATCCTCGCTCAGAGGCTAGTGAGGTTGAACTGCAGCAAGTGCCGCGAACCCTATAAGCTGGACCAGGATGAAGTGAAGATGCTGGCCTATACGCCTGAGGAGATGGAGCGGGCCACGTTTGTGAAGGGCAAGGGCTGTTCCGAATGTCGAGGCACGGGGTACAAGGGTCGAATTGGTCTCTTCGAGCTCATCCTTGGCACCGCTGAATTCCGTCACGCTGTATCGCAGGGCGCGGACTTCCGACGCATTCAGGAAGCGGCGCGCGCTCAAGGCTATCGAACGATGCTTGAGGACGGTAAGCACAAGGTTATGATGGGCTGGACGACGCCAGATGAGGTCTTGCGGGCGGTTTACACGCAGGCGTTAGACTAA
- a CDS encoding D-alanyl-D-alanine carboxypeptidase, whose protein sequence is MLASLTFALIAYSTPFDVVLDAPELSGALVSAVVAKADGTILYERNSGQRVMPASNQKLLTTMFAMNRLGPNFVPKTRFWKESDRVIVDAPGDPTMTSAQLLSAAKKLGIDKIMPIFVRQAYRPQFGPNWEYGDLPEYYAAAVTAFTIDKGVFKVWASDGQVEPLPDFVDVWLRVLPGITASAEYDPFQKIVTVRGPLPAERKELMTCAFNQPDRAAARALGGPLFVSHSLPSRAPDFTLDGKPLKEIIAECLTISDNLYAENLLLMATQQGKPAEDNPYPAAQQGLKKFLVETVGWEANDVRPDDGSGMSRHNNLTVRGVVKLLVWAQKQPWFEDWRAGLAVPGKGTLRSRLAGSSIQGKTGTLDMASAISGYVTRKSGERVIVSVIFNHYACSSAKAREIADRFVKLAEETPISGTNYASIL, encoded by the coding sequence ATGCTCGCATCGCTCACGTTCGCGCTCATCGCCTACTCCACCCCATTCGATGTCGTTCTGGATGCGCCCGAGCTCTCGGGGGCTCTTGTGTCGGCGGTTGTGGCGAAGGCCGACGGAACGATTCTGTACGAACGGAACTCTGGTCAAAGGGTGATGCCGGCGAGCAATCAGAAGCTGCTAACGACCATGTTTGCGATGAATCGGCTGGGGCCGAATTTTGTGCCGAAGACGAGATTCTGGAAGGAGTCGGACCGGGTGATTGTGGATGCGCCGGGCGACCCGACGATGACTTCAGCGCAGCTTCTTTCGGCGGCGAAGAAGTTGGGGATCGATAAGATCATGCCGATTTTTGTGCGGCAGGCATACCGCCCGCAGTTTGGACCGAATTGGGAGTACGGCGATCTTCCGGAATACTACGCCGCCGCCGTCACAGCCTTCACGATCGACAAAGGCGTGTTCAAGGTTTGGGCGAGCGACGGACAGGTTGAGCCGCTTCCAGATTTTGTGGATGTCTGGTTGAGGGTTTTGCCCGGTATCACCGCCAGTGCTGAGTACGACCCCTTTCAAAAGATTGTTACGGTGCGCGGTCCCTTGCCTGCTGAACGCAAGGAGCTGATGACTTGCGCGTTTAACCAACCTGACAGGGCGGCTGCTCGTGCCCTGGGCGGACCGCTCTTTGTGTCGCACTCATTGCCGTCTCGTGCGCCAGACTTCACGCTGGATGGCAAGCCGCTAAAAGAGATTATCGCTGAGTGCTTGACCATCAGCGACAACCTGTATGCTGAGAACTTGCTTTTGATGGCGACGCAGCAAGGCAAGCCGGCGGAAGACAACCCTTACCCAGCCGCGCAACAAGGGCTCAAGAAGTTCTTGGTGGAGACGGTGGGCTGGGAGGCCAATGATGTCCGGCCCGACGATGGCAGCGGGATGAGCAGGCACAACAATCTGACAGTTCGTGGCGTTGTCAAGCTGCTGGTTTGGGCGCAGAAGCAGCCATGGTTTGAGGATTGGCGGGCGGGTCTCGCCGTTCCCGGAAAGGGAACGCTTCGGTCACGTCTTGCCGGTTCGAGTATTCAAGGCAAGACGGGCACGCTCGATATGGCCTCGGCGATCTCTGGCTATGTGACGAGGAAGTCTGGGGAGCGGGTCATTGTGAGTGTGATCTTCAACCACTACGCATGCAGTTCTGCAAAAGCCCGTGAGATTGCAGATCGGTTTGTGAAATTGGCTGAAGAGACCCCGATTTCTGGCACAAATTATGCTTCTATTTTATAG
- a CDS encoding DMT family transporter produces MSAHPPARICWPMVMTVVFWGYNFVALKLVNNQMTPMALGLVRWVLGMAGMVILCLIIRVPLKVEKKDFPLAFVQGLFSMGLYMIVFLQGASMTSPAEAAIILATAPIFTALCAAAFRQEKLNPLLLGWAVVAFAGVALVVIGGAAGFGEKGQSHLAGNLLLLLSSALWAVSATLSRPLVIKYSPFTTLTVSMWGALPVWLVFGIGPSLATEFGAFTSVTWVHLFFIVVFAGILGFVGFYAGVSRIGAPGAMLYQYCVPPVAAIFSFLVLRTGLAPLQFLGFALILFGVVMANRARARGAAKLVEPVTSTT; encoded by the coding sequence GTGAGCGCTCATCCTCCTGCCAGAATCTGCTGGCCCATGGTCATGACCGTGGTGTTCTGGGGATACAACTTCGTCGCCCTCAAGCTGGTCAACAATCAGATGACGCCGATGGCCCTCGGCTTGGTTCGGTGGGTTCTCGGAATGGCGGGCATGGTCATCCTATGTTTGATCATTCGAGTGCCCCTCAAGGTAGAAAAGAAAGACTTTCCCCTGGCCTTTGTTCAGGGATTGTTCTCGATGGGCCTCTATATGATCGTCTTCTTGCAAGGCGCGTCCATGACAAGCCCCGCCGAAGCTGCGATCATCTTGGCTACTGCCCCGATCTTCACCGCGTTGTGTGCCGCTGCATTCCGACAGGAGAAGCTCAATCCATTGCTTTTGGGCTGGGCGGTCGTTGCCTTTGCCGGTGTTGCCCTTGTTGTGATAGGTGGGGCGGCTGGATTCGGCGAGAAGGGCCAAAGCCACCTTGCTGGAAACCTGCTCTTGCTTCTGTCTTCGGCTCTGTGGGCCGTCAGCGCCACCTTGAGCCGCCCTCTGGTTATCAAGTACTCCCCCTTCACCACTCTCACGGTCTCCATGTGGGGCGCTTTGCCGGTATGGCTAGTTTTTGGAATCGGACCCTCCTTAGCGACGGAGTTCGGAGCGTTCACGAGCGTCACGTGGGTTCATCTGTTCTTCATCGTTGTGTTTGCGGGGATTTTGGGATTTGTCGGCTTCTATGCTGGCGTGAGCCGAATCGGCGCTCCCGGCGCGATGCTCTATCAGTATTGCGTTCCGCCGGTGGCGGCAATCTTCTCATTCTTGGTCTTGCGCACGGGGCTTGCCCCGCTTCAGTTCCTCGGCTTCGCGCTGATTCTGTTTGGGGTTGTGATGGCAAACCGCGCACGAGCTCGCGGCGCGGCTAAGCTTGTCGAACCTGTAACCTCAACGACGTAG